One window from the genome of Treponema sp. OMZ 838 encodes:
- the tilS gene encoding tRNA lysidine(34) synthetase TilS translates to MNSHPLIDVVFNNLKPFLTHIPCRFLLACSGGADSTALLLAFHRLQTRLRCRLTVVTVNHNIRSAEESAADSAFVAELCSRLDPPVSCVIAEIPAGEVARYTKERNRGTEDAARTLRYRLFEETAASVGADYIVTAHNLSDVYETVLMRLFQGGSTASLSVMPVRRGRYLRPLITVERSDIEVFLRQQGIGWREDSTNAEDTYLRNRIRHHLVPALAAAFGGWRTGLDKTLQRISLDRSFCEEALITARKTFIGMTGATNAGGTADWKQCKHGALTIAADFFDSLHPALRLRVLEQGCRRLGIGTRVPLGILLRLSSELTEAPEILKGAGQETAAASDVSEAVLIVQEKQPDTRSKIAAAGALRLERRGDRILLFDSTAYLTLYNQKSYSLTIPQCGIYAYPLGQLEVYQADNGIFVRDSTEKSSGIGPFTLPIFVRSRRGGDRIQMKSGNVKEVKKILNEWQVDSLARELLPIIIEDTCIRRRTRIRALYGSFLGYKNWFVEEQ, encoded by the coding sequence ATGAATTCTCATCCGCTCATCGATGTCGTATTTAACAATCTTAAACCATTTTTAACACATATTCCGTGTCGCTTTCTTCTTGCGTGTTCGGGCGGTGCTGATTCTACGGCATTACTGTTAGCCTTTCATCGATTACAGACGCGGCTTCGCTGCCGATTAACCGTAGTTACGGTCAACCATAATATCCGCAGTGCGGAAGAAAGCGCCGCCGATTCAGCCTTTGTCGCCGAGCTGTGCAGCCGTCTGGATCCGCCGGTATCCTGTGTAATCGCGGAAATCCCCGCTGGAGAAGTTGCACGTTATACAAAGGAACGAAATAGGGGAACCGAAGATGCCGCACGTACGCTGAGATACCGGCTTTTTGAAGAAACTGCCGCTTCCGTTGGTGCCGACTATATTGTAACAGCCCATAACCTCAGTGATGTATATGAAACAGTGCTGATGCGGCTCTTCCAAGGCGGCAGTACGGCAAGTTTATCCGTAATGCCGGTACGGCGCGGACGGTATTTACGCCCGCTTATTACAGTAGAACGGAGCGATATCGAGGTCTTTTTACGGCAGCAGGGTATCGGATGGCGTGAGGATTCCACCAATGCAGAAGATACGTATTTGCGTAACCGAATTCGGCACCATCTAGTACCGGCATTGGCTGCGGCTTTCGGCGGGTGGCGCACCGGGCTGGATAAAACACTGCAGCGGATTAGTCTGGATCGTTCGTTCTGTGAAGAAGCATTGATAACTGCGCGCAAAACCTTTATCGGTATGACCGGTGCAACCAACGCGGGCGGCACGGCAGATTGGAAGCAATGTAAACACGGTGCGCTTACAATCGCGGCGGATTTCTTCGATTCGCTCCATCCCGCGCTGCGGCTCAGGGTGCTTGAACAAGGGTGCCGTCGGCTCGGTATCGGGACACGGGTTCCGCTTGGCATACTCCTTAGGCTTTCGTCCGAACTCACGGAAGCGCCGGAAATATTGAAGGGAGCGGGGCAAGAAACAGCGGCAGCTTCGGATGTATCGGAGGCAGTATTGATTGTTCAGGAAAAGCAACCGGATACTCGCTCAAAGATTGCTGCTGCCGGTGCGCTCCGGTTGGAACGCCGCGGTGATCGTATCCTTCTTTTTGACAGTACTGCCTATCTTACGCTGTATAATCAAAAGTCATATAGTTTGACCATTCCGCAATGCGGCATATATGCGTATCCTCTGGGGCAGTTGGAGGTTTATCAAGCTGACAACGGTATCTTTGTGCGGGATAGTACGGAGAAAAGCAGCGGAATAGGCCCTTTTACGCTCCCCATTTTCGTCAGATCTAGGCGCGGCGGCGATCGGATTCAAATGAAATCCGGAAATGTAAAAGAAGTAAAAAAAATTTTAAATGAATGGCAGGTTGATTCACTTGCCCGCGAACTTTTGCCGATTATCATAGAAGATACTTGTATTCGGAGGCGTACTCGTATACGCGCCTTGTATGGCAGCTTCCTTGGATATAAAAACTGGTTTGTGGAGGAACAATAG
- a CDS encoding tetratricopeptide repeat protein: MLKHIKRMIPLTEALFMLLLPVTAAYSQTVNRELQQINTSYALQYLQKAAALYTDANYAEALEYTEKGMTFDDSFADFFYLKAQCLLQLNGTRAQCLDAAETALTSGLKLRIYNRDNLVLLLARLYTETGRYNEAIQVLDSLAFDFADRDFYRASALYGVGRDGQARDVIETALNRWSFDVRFPRLFFLQERDKAMTRAGKKLADSLLQQLYVWIEQAPSLAVYAAPFDPNPQENSRRLKVYRNMYATGTQNLDARTQLAAVLAELRYGVIEEKTAVEEFFAVTVAAHLPQRENGKAPVFALYSDQLIELCRLTGTDAMRKEIGNRLKSFSGVLLEDDNRDGISNAAVFFEQGRPVSAFFDLNQDEVYEYQIQCNFGAPDRIVTPKNGYAIQYDSYPAVHSIVQKTEKREYIMRPLALRWEPVAQTELDLRLRDTDAEAPAFFTLRLRNNARLLQEHDFIFSVLYSEEPSPLDTNAVMRMHFEDGRIISAEIKTGIQTLALARYRNGVLAQKEYDYDGDGFFEVLEQYGKQGKLDKISVDINKNKLFEYYELYKTDGTVIKNWDENEDGTPEIQYTQFPSGNAQTVWKHRYSGLPVSVYYKKGTPERLTIGKTSMPLIKDPSHNVYWLEMRPSFSDKVAEKLIELFKNTDSDVEGRTMIIGSYELYAVRSEGAVFVQMLRVPNRAAPVTAEGQK; encoded by the coding sequence ATGCTCAAGCATATAAAACGGATGATTCCGCTTACAGAAGCGTTGTTTATGCTATTACTACCTGTTACTGCGGCTTATTCGCAAACAGTAAACCGTGAACTGCAGCAGATTAATACCTCGTATGCACTGCAATATTTACAAAAAGCCGCGGCGCTCTATACCGATGCAAACTATGCGGAAGCTCTTGAATACACCGAAAAAGGCATGACTTTTGACGATTCCTTTGCGGACTTTTTTTATTTAAAGGCTCAATGTCTTCTTCAGTTGAACGGTACCCGTGCACAATGCCTTGATGCCGCGGAAACGGCATTGACTTCGGGATTAAAGTTGCGTATCTATAACCGTGATAATCTCGTTCTCCTGCTTGCCCGCCTTTATACTGAAACGGGACGCTACAACGAAGCAATTCAAGTGTTGGATTCGCTTGCCTTTGATTTCGCCGACCGTGACTTTTACCGCGCTTCTGCGCTCTATGGGGTAGGACGTGACGGGCAGGCGCGGGATGTAATCGAAACTGCGTTAAACCGTTGGAGTTTTGATGTTCGGTTCCCTCGGCTGTTCTTTTTACAAGAGAGGGATAAAGCGATGACCCGCGCGGGGAAAAAACTTGCCGACTCTCTTTTGCAGCAACTTTATGTCTGGATTGAACAGGCGCCGTCTCTGGCAGTGTATGCCGCTCCCTTTGATCCTAACCCGCAGGAAAACAGCCGCCGTTTAAAAGTGTACCGTAATATGTATGCAACGGGCACTCAAAACCTTGATGCTCGGACGCAGCTTGCCGCGGTGCTTGCGGAGCTTCGGTATGGCGTTATCGAAGAAAAGACCGCTGTCGAAGAATTTTTTGCCGTAACCGTTGCCGCCCATTTGCCGCAAAGGGAAAATGGTAAAGCGCCCGTGTTTGCCTTGTATTCCGATCAGCTGATTGAGTTGTGCCGGCTGACCGGTACGGACGCTATGAGGAAAGAGATTGGTAACCGCCTTAAAAGTTTTAGCGGCGTGCTCTTAGAGGACGATAACCGTGACGGCATCTCCAACGCGGCTGTTTTTTTTGAACAGGGACGCCCCGTATCGGCCTTTTTCGATCTCAATCAGGATGAGGTGTATGAATATCAGATACAGTGCAATTTCGGCGCCCCTGATCGTATTGTTACGCCGAAGAACGGTTATGCCATTCAATATGACAGCTATCCGGCAGTGCATTCGATTGTGCAAAAGACGGAAAAGCGGGAATATATCATGCGTCCGCTTGCACTTCGATGGGAGCCGGTTGCTCAGACCGAACTTGATTTAAGACTGCGCGATACCGATGCGGAGGCGCCGGCTTTCTTTACGCTGCGGTTACGCAACAATGCCCGCCTGCTGCAAGAACATGATTTTATCTTTTCGGTATTATACAGTGAAGAACCTTCACCGTTGGATACAAATGCGGTTATGCGGATGCACTTTGAAGACGGCCGGATTATTTCGGCTGAAATCAAGACGGGAATACAAACGCTTGCACTTGCCCGGTATCGGAACGGCGTACTTGCACAAAAAGAGTATGACTATGACGGCGACGGATTTTTTGAGGTGCTGGAACAATACGGCAAACAGGGAAAGCTCGATAAAATTTCGGTTGATATCAATAAAAATAAGTTGTTTGAATATTATGAACTTTACAAGACGGACGGAACGGTCATAAAAAATTGGGATGAAAATGAAGACGGAACACCGGAAATTCAGTATACGCAGTTTCCGTCGGGAAATGCTCAGACGGTGTGGAAGCACCGGTATTCGGGGCTTCCGGTGTCGGTATACTATAAAAAAGGAACACCGGAACGCTTGACTATCGGCAAAACGAGTATGCCGCTGATAAAAGATCCGTCGCACAATGTATACTGGCTCGAAATGCGCCCCTCTTTCTCGGATAAGGTCGCTGAAAAACTGATAGAGTTGTTTAAGAATACCGATTCCGATGTAGAAGGGCGGACGATGATAATCGGAAGTTATGAGCTCTATGCCGTCCGCTCCGAAGGCGCCGTGTTCGTTCAAATGTTGCGCGTTCCCAATCGGGCAGCTCCTGTAACAGCAGAGGGGCAAAAGTGA
- a CDS encoding S1C family serine protease codes for MLIVLLVTFGACTSVTPSFSQSVNYTDGRSVIQEIEAVRGLIAEKPLDALLRAKRLTLYTERTDEINTLYQDAQSAVEELFFRAVENGTWDEALKIFRSLTALGHTPAQWSEKKLMSAQRNKWKEKKFDALIQDIARLSDGIHDAPSLETVRKMMKGTVTVWVDRGMTIEKGLGRADRMIGSGFFIDANGYLITNYHVIQSEVDPEYEGFSRVYIKRAENPTVRIPAKVVGWDTTFDLALLKTEINPEVYFQLGSSEDLNIGSRIYAIGSPAGLEQTLTSGIVSAQNRRLLSLGSVLQIDAPVNHGSSGGPIIDEAGRVQAIVFAGLERNEGLNFAIPVELLRLILPQLYAGGETVHAWMSCYGVSVKESPQQAAGTELVYAVPGSSASVIPAGAVITHLNGRAVPSLEALQAELMRLSAGTIIKISGYAPLHTPAANAARTTGSDIAANVSIAPDAIASSTGNTENANASTMPDAIGNMGGAEQGEHRWEKTRQDWYIQLEARPKQPAELVYRKDSRARAMLPVYGMYLESAGGRKAFRITEVIPGSYADETGFSAGDYLEIRDMEVQKAEDALFTRIYTKRRKSAYLDTFMNIWAYLDNPSYF; via the coding sequence GTGCTGATTGTACTTTTGGTTACTTTCGGCGCCTGTACCTCCGTTACTCCCTCTTTTTCTCAAAGCGTCAATTACACGGACGGCCGCAGTGTGATACAGGAGATTGAAGCTGTCCGCGGTCTTATTGCAGAAAAACCGCTCGATGCCCTATTGCGGGCAAAGCGTTTAACACTGTATACCGAACGTACCGATGAAATAAACACATTGTATCAAGACGCTCAGAGCGCTGTTGAAGAATTGTTTTTTAGGGCTGTCGAAAACGGTACATGGGATGAAGCGCTCAAAATATTCCGATCGCTCACCGCATTAGGACATACGCCTGCACAGTGGAGTGAGAAAAAACTCATGTCGGCGCAGCGGAATAAATGGAAAGAAAAGAAATTTGATGCGCTGATTCAGGATATTGCCCGATTATCAGACGGGATACATGATGCACCGTCGTTGGAAACGGTTCGAAAGATGATGAAAGGAACCGTAACGGTGTGGGTAGACCGCGGTATGACGATTGAAAAAGGGTTGGGGAGAGCCGACCGGATGATCGGTTCGGGCTTTTTTATCGACGCTAACGGCTATCTCATTACAAACTATCATGTTATTCAAAGCGAAGTTGATCCCGAATACGAAGGGTTTTCCCGTGTGTACATCAAGCGTGCGGAAAATCCTACGGTACGGATACCGGCAAAGGTAGTCGGCTGGGATACGACATTCGACCTTGCGCTTCTTAAAACGGAGATTAATCCCGAAGTGTATTTTCAGCTCGGCTCTTCGGAAGACTTAAACATCGGCAGTAGAATCTATGCGATCGGCTCGCCCGCCGGATTGGAGCAGACGCTTACTTCCGGTATCGTGTCGGCGCAAAACCGGCGTCTTCTGTCTTTAGGCAGCGTATTGCAGATTGATGCGCCTGTTAATCACGGCAGCTCAGGCGGGCCGATTATCGACGAGGCGGGCAGGGTACAGGCAATTGTGTTTGCCGGTCTTGAACGCAACGAGGGCTTAAACTTTGCGATACCGGTGGAACTGCTGCGGCTTATCCTCCCACAGCTCTATGCAGGCGGTGAAACCGTTCATGCGTGGATGTCTTGCTATGGCGTTTCCGTGAAGGAATCGCCTCAGCAGGCGGCCGGTACGGAACTGGTCTATGCAGTGCCGGGCTCGTCCGCGTCTGTTATTCCCGCCGGTGCCGTTATTACTCATCTGAATGGGCGGGCGGTTCCCAGCTTGGAAGCACTTCAGGCCGAGCTGATGCGGTTGAGTGCCGGTACTATCATTAAGATTTCAGGCTATGCGCCCCTGCATACTCCTGCCGCGAATGCCGCTCGTACTACCGGCTCAGATATCGCTGCAAACGTCAGTATCGCCCCCGATGCAATCGCCAGCTCAACAGGCAATACCGAAAATGCAAATGCCAGCACTATGCCTGATGCAATCGGCAATATGGGAGGGGCGGAACAAGGCGAGCACCGTTGGGAAAAAACGCGGCAGGATTGGTACATACAGCTGGAAGCCCGTCCCAAACAGCCTGCCGAGCTGGTGTATCGTAAGGATAGCCGTGCGCGGGCTATGCTGCCGGTGTATGGTATGTATCTTGAAAGTGCCGGCGGAAGAAAGGCTTTCCGGATAACGGAAGTTATTCCCGGCAGCTACGCCGATGAAACAGGCTTTTCCGCCGGAGATTATCTTGAAATCCGTGATATGGAAGTACAAAAAGCCGAGGATGCGCTGTTCACCCGGATTTATACCAAACGCCGGAAATCCGCTTATCTCGATACCTTTATGAACATCTGGGCATACCTAGACAATCCGTCATATTTTTAG
- the msrB gene encoding peptide-methionine (R)-S-oxide reductase MsrB, translated as MKSKIMIYKRIHLALPLCIALTLCSCMKAQAGERHRLQNENKNGGTAMVTAGNIKEIYLAGGCFWGVEGYFRRIAGVVETDTGYANGTTDTTNYQQIHGTDHAETVKITYNTGVIALEELLEHYFRIIDPLSVNKQGNDVGRQYRTGIYYTDKKDVPVIQAFLKRMQTQYARPLAVETEPLRNFVLAEDYHQDYLEKNPNGYCHINLSLASLPLHDEAKFKMPDAKQIKERLTPLQYSVTQEKATERPFTSEYDKFEGKGIYVDVVTGKPLFSSSDKYDAGCGWPSFTKPITSQAVDFTHDSSHGMERIEVTSKTGGAHLGHVFDDGPQDKTGLRYCINGASLRFVPYEEMDAAGYGDYKQYVTD; from the coding sequence CTGAAAAGCAAGATAATGATTTATAAACGTATTCATTTAGCACTGCCGCTCTGCATTGCTCTAACTCTCTGCAGCTGTATGAAAGCACAAGCAGGGGAAAGGCATAGACTGCAGAATGAAAACAAAAACGGAGGAACAGCTATGGTAACGGCGGGGAATATAAAAGAGATTTATTTGGCGGGAGGCTGCTTTTGGGGTGTTGAAGGATACTTCCGCCGTATCGCAGGTGTCGTCGAAACCGATACGGGATATGCGAACGGCACTACCGATACGACGAATTATCAGCAAATACACGGCACCGATCATGCCGAAACCGTCAAGATAACCTATAATACCGGCGTTATCGCACTCGAAGAACTATTGGAACACTATTTCCGCATCATTGACCCGCTTTCCGTAAATAAGCAGGGAAATGATGTCGGCAGGCAATACCGTACCGGCATTTACTACACCGATAAGAAAGATGTACCGGTTATTCAAGCTTTTTTAAAACGGATGCAGACACAATATGCACGCCCGCTTGCAGTAGAAACGGAACCGCTGCGGAACTTCGTATTGGCGGAAGACTATCATCAAGATTATCTTGAAAAAAATCCCAACGGGTACTGTCATATCAATTTAAGCCTTGCCTCCCTACCCCTGCATGACGAAGCGAAGTTCAAAATGCCGGATGCAAAACAGATTAAGGAACGGCTGACACCGCTGCAATACAGTGTAACACAGGAGAAAGCAACCGAACGTCCCTTTACCAGCGAGTATGATAAGTTTGAAGGAAAGGGAATTTACGTTGATGTTGTTACGGGAAAACCGCTTTTTTCTTCGAGCGATAAATACGATGCAGGCTGCGGATGGCCGAGCTTTACCAAACCGATTACCTCGCAGGCGGTTGATTTTACGCACGACAGCAGCCACGGTATGGAACGGATTGAAGTTACCTCAAAAACCGGCGGCGCGCATTTAGGTCACGTTTTTGACGACGGCCCGCAGGATAAAACAGGCTTGCGCTATTGCATCAACGGAGCTTCGTTACGATTTGTTCCCTACGAAGAAATGGACGCCGCCGGCTACGGAGACTATAAACAATACGTAACCGACTAA
- a CDS encoding SPFH domain-containing protein, with protein MKKVSIITVIVLACAGAVFFFGWTQFSVPAGKYGVMLSKSGGYYPQAIMPGNFTWRWERIVPTNAQILVFDLTPRQVNYAADGSLPSADRYAKILNTKDNFSWAFGIDALVTLKPEKLVSIIEKNTIQTQEALDSYIDSHIRAALQTIMYRYVSELIDNPYEYQQVKTDYHTLSEKLKNELIKTTGEDFSAEAVTLTKLTIPDIHTYKIAEQAYNTYEQKREMLLAETAAKEAQYAASEQFQIDRLTKWGDFLAKYPHIIELIAVAQQDSKAALNALKSLEKKQE; from the coding sequence ATGAAAAAGGTAAGTATTATTACAGTAATTGTACTCGCGTGTGCAGGAGCAGTGTTCTTTTTCGGATGGACGCAATTCTCAGTTCCTGCGGGAAAATACGGTGTCATGCTGTCAAAGTCGGGAGGCTATTACCCCCAAGCGATTATGCCCGGAAATTTTACCTGGCGATGGGAGCGGATTGTTCCTACGAATGCACAGATACTGGTATTTGACCTAACGCCCCGGCAAGTAAATTACGCGGCGGACGGTTCGCTCCCGTCGGCAGACCGATACGCTAAAATATTGAATACAAAAGATAATTTTTCGTGGGCATTCGGTATCGATGCCCTCGTTACGCTGAAACCTGAAAAGTTGGTATCAATTATCGAAAAAAACACCATACAGACGCAAGAAGCCCTTGACTCGTATATCGATTCGCATATACGCGCGGCGTTGCAGACAATTATGTACCGGTATGTTTCGGAACTGATCGACAATCCCTACGAATATCAGCAAGTAAAAACCGATTATCATACACTTTCGGAAAAGCTCAAAAACGAACTCATAAAAACAACCGGTGAAGACTTTTCTGCCGAAGCCGTTACCTTAACCAAACTCACCATCCCCGATATTCATACTTATAAGATTGCAGAACAGGCTTATAACACGTATGAACAGAAGCGCGAAATGCTTTTGGCAGAAACTGCGGCAAAAGAAGCACAATACGCAGCTTCGGAACAATTCCAGATAGACCGGCTGACAAAATGGGGAGACTTTTTGGCAAAATACCCGCACATCATTGAACTGATTGCTGTTGCACAGCAGGATTCCAAAGCGGCGCTCAATGCTTTAAAGTCGCTGGAGAAAAAACAAGAATAA
- a CDS encoding methyl-accepting chemotaxis protein gives MAKTTPKRFSIRYKLILVFGLLVMFAGITEAVLANWIARKAVTEKVETHLTDKAVDVANIIDGRISALYQFLNGIARMPFLTDPAYSYQERVALLQAETETNSKIIELDITDPNGTFYYGGGTVQVGDRAWFRTAISGTPFISEPYRERVNGTLVITLAVPIFDENRHIHSVLSADVKGLLLAQNIADIVVGESGFCYIMGLTGTTIADRDFPLVEALFNASELAKTDPDLVSLGAFEQIALKAQQPAVGYYEYTGISKIAAYAKSNISGWTIVVNAPYHEFMGTVDSLTGSMITIGLFILIGALLIVYLVAAKLVKPIQTAVYALKDISQGEGNLTVRLPVTGNDEITDLSEFFNQTIEKIAHAIKSIGTNSAEMQTIGNELADNMVETASAVNQISVNIEGVKRQTLTQAASVTETAATVEEIVRTIKQLNASIQIQAASVAQSSSSIEQMVANIASITDTLEKANGAVKSLTTATDDGKATLVTSNTVTQKIAEESGSLMEASSVIQHIASQTNLLAMNAAIEAAHAGEAGKGFAVVADEIRKLAEDSAAQGKNITKTLKMLSGEIETLSASSKTVEGKFNTIFNLAGQVKDMSNSLTHAMREQENGSKEVLTAIKNINTVTIEVQEGSEEMLKGGESVAEEMRKLDDLTRIITDGMNEMAIGAAQINNAVQEVNNITQKNKRSIENLTDEVGKFKV, from the coding sequence ATGGCAAAAACAACACCGAAACGGTTTTCAATCCGCTATAAACTCATCCTTGTTTTCGGCCTTCTTGTCATGTTTGCCGGTATTACCGAAGCAGTACTGGCAAACTGGATTGCACGTAAAGCAGTAACCGAAAAAGTCGAAACGCATTTAACGGACAAAGCAGTAGATGTCGCAAACATTATTGACGGAAGAATAAGCGCACTCTATCAATTCCTTAACGGTATTGCGCGTATGCCTTTTTTAACCGATCCCGCATATTCATATCAAGAACGGGTTGCACTCTTACAAGCAGAAACCGAGACAAACAGTAAAATTATTGAACTGGATATAACCGATCCTAACGGCACATTCTATTATGGTGGAGGAACCGTTCAAGTAGGCGACAGAGCATGGTTCCGGACAGCCATTTCGGGAACACCCTTTATTTCGGAGCCGTATAGAGAACGGGTAAACGGAACGCTCGTCATCACCCTCGCAGTACCGATATTCGATGAAAATCGGCACATTCACAGTGTCCTTTCCGCCGATGTCAAGGGACTATTGCTTGCACAAAATATCGCAGATATCGTTGTCGGTGAAAGCGGTTTCTGCTACATCATGGGTTTAACGGGAACTACCATTGCCGACAGGGACTTTCCCTTAGTGGAAGCGCTTTTTAATGCCTCCGAATTAGCAAAAACCGATCCGGACTTAGTAAGCCTTGGGGCATTCGAACAAATCGCCTTAAAAGCACAACAGCCCGCTGTTGGATACTATGAATATACGGGAATTTCAAAAATAGCCGCATACGCAAAAAGCAATATCTCAGGCTGGACAATCGTTGTTAATGCGCCCTATCACGAGTTTATGGGAACGGTCGATTCACTCACCGGTTCTATGATAACTATCGGATTATTCATACTGATCGGGGCACTTCTCATCGTGTATCTTGTGGCCGCTAAACTAGTCAAACCTATTCAAACGGCGGTATATGCATTAAAAGATATTTCACAAGGCGAAGGTAATTTGACAGTCAGACTGCCGGTTACGGGGAATGATGAAATTACCGATTTGTCCGAATTTTTTAACCAAACCATTGAAAAAATCGCTCATGCAATAAAATCGATCGGGACCAATAGCGCTGAGATGCAAACGATCGGCAATGAACTCGCAGATAATATGGTAGAAACCGCAAGTGCAGTGAATCAAATCAGTGTCAATATCGAAGGTGTAAAGCGGCAGACTTTAACCCAAGCGGCAAGTGTGACCGAAACGGCAGCAACCGTTGAGGAAATTGTCCGCACTATTAAGCAACTCAACGCCAGTATCCAAATACAAGCGGCAAGCGTTGCACAGTCTTCATCTTCGATTGAGCAGATGGTGGCCAACATCGCCTCCATTACCGATACACTCGAAAAGGCAAACGGTGCAGTAAAAAGCCTGACAACCGCAACCGACGACGGTAAAGCAACGCTTGTAACCTCGAATACCGTAACACAAAAAATAGCCGAAGAATCCGGCTCGCTGATGGAAGCATCGAGCGTTATTCAGCATATTGCATCCCAAACAAACTTGCTCGCAATGAATGCGGCCATCGAAGCCGCTCATGCAGGCGAGGCGGGAAAAGGTTTTGCTGTTGTCGCGGATGAAATCCGCAAATTGGCAGAAGATTCCGCGGCTCAAGGAAAAAATATTACAAAGACCCTTAAAATGCTCAGCGGAGAAATCGAAACACTTTCAGCATCTTCCAAGACCGTAGAAGGAAAATTCAATACCATATTTAACCTAGCAGGACAAGTGAAGGATATGAGCAATAGCCTGACCCATGCAATGCGTGAACAGGAAAACGGCAGTAAAGAAGTATTAACCGCCATCAAGAACATCAATACGGTAACGATAGAAGTACAAGAAGGCTCCGAAGAGATGCTAAAAGGCGGGGAAAGCGTTGCTGAAGAGATGCGAAAACTGGATGATCTTACCCGCATCATTACCGACGGCATGAACGAAATGGCGATAGGAGCGGCGCAGATCAATAACGCCGTTCAAGAAGTCAATAACATAACGCAGAAGAATAAACGAAGTATCGAAAACTTAACGGATGAAGTCGGCAAGTTTAAAGTCTAG
- a CDS encoding 2-hydroxyacid dehydrogenase, translating to MKIIFYGVRDVEVPIFEAVNKKFGYEMTLIPEYLTDEATAKKAAGHDVVVLRGNCFATKERLDIYKELGVKYVLTRTVGVNHIDIPYAKELGFKMAYVPFYSPNAIAELALTLAMTLLRNVTYTGNKTKDKNFIVDKQMFSREVRNCTVGVLGLGRIGMTAAKLFKGLGANVIGFDIFPKTGVEDIVTQMPMDEVLAKSDIITLHAPYIKENGKIITKEAIAKMKDNVILINTGRGELVDTDALVEGLESGKIYGAGIDTLDNEVEIFFKDFKGKTLPVPAFEKLINMYPKVIITPHVGSYTDEAALNMIETTFDNVKEYLDTGDCKNKIQ from the coding sequence ATGAAAATTATTTTTTACGGCGTGCGCGATGTCGAAGTTCCTATCTTTGAAGCGGTAAATAAGAAATTCGGGTACGAAATGACCTTAATCCCCGAATATCTGACCGATGAGGCGACCGCAAAGAAGGCGGCAGGGCATGACGTAGTCGTATTGCGCGGAAACTGCTTTGCGACAAAAGAGCGGCTGGATATTTATAAAGAACTCGGCGTTAAATATGTATTAACCCGAACGGTCGGGGTTAATCACATCGATATCCCGTATGCAAAAGAATTAGGATTTAAAATGGCATACGTGCCGTTTTATTCTCCGAATGCGATTGCGGAATTGGCGCTGACGTTAGCGATGACGCTGTTGCGCAATGTTACGTATACCGGCAACAAGACAAAAGATAAGAACTTTATTGTCGATAAGCAGATGTTCTCACGCGAAGTACGGAATTGTACGGTCGGTGTACTCGGTCTGGGGCGAATCGGTATGACAGCAGCTAAACTGTTTAAAGGTTTAGGCGCGAATGTTATCGGATTTGATATTTTCCCGAAAACCGGTGTGGAAGACATCGTAACACAGATGCCGATGGATGAAGTGCTTGCAAAATCCGATATTATCACGCTCCATGCTCCGTATATCAAAGAAAACGGTAAGATTATCACCAAAGAAGCAATTGCAAAGATGAAGGATAATGTCATCCTCATCAATACCGGGCGCGGTGAATTGGTCGATACCGATGCGTTGGTAGAAGGACTTGAAAGCGGAAAGATCTACGGCGCGGGTATCGATACCTTGGATAATGAGGTAGAAATCTTCTTTAAGGATTTTAAAGGAAAGACCTTGCCTGTTCCTGCATTTGAGAAGCTGATCAATATGTACCCGAAAGTCATTATTACGCCGCATGTCGGTTCTTATACTGATGAAGCCGCTCTTAATATGATCGAAACAACCTTCGATAATGTAAAAGAATATCTTGACACCGGAGATTGCAAAAATAAAATTCAGTAA